The window GACTGGGTCGTCGAACGGCTCTGATCACCACCAGTGTGTCAGCCCGGTGACGCGCAGCCGAGTACCACAGTCGCCAAGATAGGCCCGACGCTGGGGCTCGGATGAGCTCGGCATGGGGGAACTCAAAGTCGTTAGACTCTGCGTCGATGGCGCACGCATCCTCTGTGAAGGTGACGGCCCTTCTGCCGAAGACACCCCTGCGCGTCGACGACCGACTGCGGGCGGCAGTGCGCGGCGACGAGGCCCGCCTCGGCCAAACCCAATTCGATGTCGAGATCAAAGCGTGTTGTCGCCCAGGACTTCAGGCCCGCGCCGTGGCGTCCCTCGAACAACTGGCCTCGCCGGCCGACGTTGACGTGTGTGCGTCGAGCGGTTCGCTCACCCGGTGCTGCCGGAATGCTCACGCGCGCCCGAGCAGGCGACCGCGGCCTTACCCGGTGCTCTGCGACCGGCCCGCGGTACTGACGCTGTTGGAAGGTCGTCACTGGTGTTCTCGACACCGGGCAGCACCGCGTCGAATACTTTGACAGCCGCGGCGAGTGACCACGGGCCGATGCCGTCGCCGGAGATGACGGCGAGCTTCAGGACAGATCGACCAGTTTGAGCGTGACGGCGTCGACGGCCGCGCCGATGGCGGCCAGCACGTCGGCGGGAACCTCTCGGTCCAGCCTGAGCATCGCGGTCGCACCCGCACCGTCGGCGTCGGCACTGAGTTGCGCGGCGTGGATGTTGACGCCGGCGGCGCCCAGCAGGGTGCCGATCTTGCCCAGCGCGCCCGGCTTGTCCGCGTAGTTGATGACGAGGTTGACACCTTCGGCGCGCAGGTCGAAGTTGCGGCCATTGATCTGAACGATCTTTTGCACCTGCTGCGGCCCGGACAGCGCGCCGGCCACGTTGACGACCGAGCCGTCCGAGGCGACCGCCCGCACGTCGACCAGGCTGCGGTGATTGGGACTTTCACTGGCCTTGCTGATCTCGACGGCCACGCCGCGTTCGGCGGCCAGGGCCGGGGCGTTGACGAACGTCACCTGGTCCTCGACAACCGCGGAGAACAATCCCCGCAAGGCCGAAAGCCGCAGTACCGCAACATCTTCTGCTGCCAGCTCGCCGCGCACCTGCACGGTCAGCGACACCGGCGGCTGGGCACCCAGGGCGCCGACGAGCAGCCCGAGCTTGCGAACCAGGTCCAGCCAGGGCGCTACCTCTTCGCTGACCACGCCGGCGCCGACGTTGACCGCATTCGGCACGAACTCCCCGGCCAGCGCCAACTTCACCGAGGCGGCGACGTCGGTGCCGGCCCGGTCTTGGGCCTCGCCCGTCGAGGCCCCAAGGTGCGGCGTGACGACCACCTGGGGCAGGTCGAACAGCGGGCTGTCCGTGCACGGTTCGGTCGCGAACACGTCGATCCCGGCGGCGCGGACGTGGCCGGTGGCCACCGCTTCGGCCAGCGCCGCCTCATCGACCAGACCGCCGCGGGCGGCGTTGACGACGATTACACCCGGTTTGGTCCGGGCCAGCGCCTCCGCGCCGATCAGTCCGGCCGTCTCCAGAGTCTTGGGCAGGTGCACGGAAATGAAATCGGCGCGGCCAAGCAGGTCATCGAGGCTGAGCAGCTCGATGCCGAGCTGGGTGGCACGCGCCGGGGACACGTACGGGTCGTAGGCCACCACGTGGGTGCCGAACGCGGCCAGCCGCTGCGCCACCAGCTGGCCGATGCGGCCCAGCCCCACGACGCCGACGGTCTTGCCGAAAATCTCGGTGCCCGAGAACGACGAGCGTTTCCACGCATGCTCGCGCAGCGACGCGTCGGCCGCGGGGATCTGCCGGGCCGCAGACAGCAGCAGAGCCAGGGCGTGCTCAGCGGCGCTGTGGATGTTTGAGGTGGGTGCGTTGACCACCAGCACACCGCGCGCGGTGGCGGCGTCGACGTCGACATTGTCCAGCCCGACGCCGGCGCGGGCGACGATCTTCAGCTTGGTGCCGGCGGCCAGCACGTCGGCGCCAACCTTGGTGGCCGATCGCACCAGCAGCGCGTCCGCATCGGGCACCGCGGCAAGCAGCTTTTCGTGGTCGGTGCCGTCCACCCAGCGCACCTCAACCTGGTCACCGAGAGCGGCAACGGTCGATTCGGCAAGTTTGTCGGCGATCAACACAACAGGCAGGCTCACATCGACAGCCTAATCAGCCGCAGTCAGCGGTCGAGAGCATCGTTGTCGTCGGCGGGCCCGCCGGGTGCACCGCAGCCCTCATAGGCGCGCCCACACACCCAGCCGACTGTGCTATCCAAATTCGCTTGTGAGAAGCGTTCCGCGGCAGAAAGACTGACCAAATCCAGGTGAGGCAGGTGCTGTCGATGGCGCATCCCGTGCGCAAGCAACCGAATTGGTTGAGGGGACGATGTTCTCAGCCGCGCGCGGCTGTTATTTAAATCTGGGCGAGTTCAACCCCGGCGAGGAGGTCCTGCGAGCCGAGAGCGGCTGCGCGGATTGCGGTAACCCGTTCCGTCATCGGGTCTTCGCCGGTACCCCTTGGCCGGCAAGCCATCAAACAGATCACGAGGGGGACGGGCCTTGAGGCAATACCTGAGCACACACTCCGCTCCGGCAGTCACCGGACGTATGCCAGCGGGATCGTCATGCCGTGACCGCGAGCACCGCCTCGACCAGTCCAGGGCGGCACACGAGTAGATCCGGTAATGACGGGTTCGGCTGGTTATACAACAGGGGTCCACCGTCGATGCGGGAGGTGTGCAGGCCCGCCGCGCGTGCCACAGCGACAGGTGCGGCCGAATCCCATTCGTATTGGCCGCCGGCGTGCACATAGATATCGGCGCGTCCCAGCACTATCGACAACACCTTGGCGCCGGCCGAACCGAGCTCGATCAATGTGCCGCCAAGCGCATCACGTACGGCCAGCGCAATGGACGGTGGTCTGCTTCGCGACACCACCACACGGGGAGCGGTCGACGCCTTGGGCGGGGGCGCGACGTCTGGGGTGGCGAGGGTGATCCGTTGCGCGGGCAGTGCGACCGCGCCGGCCACCAGCTGCCCCGTCTGCCATAGCGCGACGTGCACTGCCCAGTCATCCCGGCCGAGTTCACCGAACTCGCGGGTGCCGTCGAGCGGATCAACGATCCACACCCGCCGCGCGCTGAGCCGAGCCGGATCATCGACCCCTTCCTCAGACAGCACCGCATCTGCGGGCCGGCGATCGGCTAGTTCCTCGATCAGAAAGTCGTGTGAGTGCTTGTCTCCCGCGGCTTTTCGCACTTCCGTGGGTGCGTCGGAAAAGTTCTCACGCACTCTCAACAAGAGTTGTCCGGCTTCGGTGGCCAGCCGCGCGGCCAGCGCGTGATCGCTCATCGGTAGCTACCTCCACGCCGTTGATGGTCCGCCCGCTGCGGTTGCCAGACACGCGCTGGCCTGGTCGATCGCCGCGGTCAGCGGCGGCGATCAAGGGCCGCTAACACCTGGGCAACGAGGTCGTCGACGGCCACGCCGGTGGTGTCGAGCACCAGGTCAGGATGCTCGGGCGGCTCATAGGGTGCGTCCACCCCGGTAAGGCCCTTCAGCTCACCAGCGCGGGCGCGGGCATACAGGCCCTTCGGGTCGCGCTTCTCGCACTCTTCGCGCGGGGTCGCCACATACACCTCGAGGAACGGCAGCTTCGCGGCGTCGTTGAGTGCACGGGCGATGTCGCGATCTGACTTCAGCGGCGACACCAGTGAGGCCAGCGCTACCACCCCGGCGTCGGCGAAAAGCCGGGTGAGATGGCCGACCCGGCGGATGTTCTCGGCCCGGTCGCCGGCGGAGAAGCCCAGGTCGTCGGATAGCCCATGGCGGATGTTGTCACCGTCGAGCAGGTAGGCCACCTGACCGGATTCGACGAGTGCCCGCTCGACGGCGACGGCGATGGTGGACTTACCCGACGCGGGCAGGCCCGTGAACCAGATGGTCGCACCTCGCTGGCCGGTCGCTACCCAGCGATGGTCGCGGTCAAGCGACGACGGATGCCAGCGAATGTCGTTGCGGGTCTGCACACCCGGCTTGACCTCGCGCGCCTCGGTGATGGTGCCCGCACCGACGGTGTCGTTGCTGGACTCGTCGATCACGATGAACGCGCCGCTGTCGCGGTTGTCGGCATACGCGTCGGCAACGACGACGGAGCTGGTGCGCAGCGTGACCGAGCCGATGTCGTTGAGGACCAGTTCGACCGGATTGTCGATTTCGCCGAGCGTCTCGGGGTCGAGCCGGCTGCGCAGCGCCTGCACCGTCGCGCGGACGGTACGGGTGCCCTGCTTGAGCGCCAGCCTGTCGCCGGCCCGCAGCGGGGCCTCGCTGAACCAGCACACCGTCGCGTCGAGTTCGCGTGCCAGCACCGGCAGGGTCGCATCCTCGGACGCGCTGACGAACACGTCACCGCGTCCGACATCGATGTCGTCGGCCAGCTCGATCGACACCGACAGGGGTGCAACGGCGGTCGGCCGGTCGTCGTCGAGGGTGTCGACGACGGTCACGGTCGAACGGGTGCCCGCCGGCAGGCTCACCACCGGATCGCCGACACTCAGCGTTCCCGCAGAAAGCCGCCCGGTGTATCGGCGGCGCTGTTCGGCGGTGGGCCTTGAGACCCATTGGACCGGTAGTCGCAG is drawn from Candidatus Mycolicibacterium alkanivorans and contains these coding sequences:
- the serA gene encoding phosphoglycerate dehydrogenase; the encoded protein is MSLPVVLIADKLAESTVAALGDQVEVRWVDGTDHEKLLAAVPDADALLVRSATKVGADVLAAGTKLKIVARAGVGLDNVDVDAATARGVLVVNAPTSNIHSAAEHALALLLSAARQIPAADASLREHAWKRSSFSGTEIFGKTVGVVGLGRIGQLVAQRLAAFGTHVVAYDPYVSPARATQLGIELLSLDDLLGRADFISVHLPKTLETAGLIGAEALARTKPGVIVVNAARGGLVDEAALAEAVATGHVRAAGIDVFATEPCTDSPLFDLPQVVVTPHLGASTGEAQDRAGTDVAASVKLALAGEFVPNAVNVGAGVVSEEVAPWLDLVRKLGLLVGALGAQPPVSLTVQVRGELAAEDVAVLRLSALRGLFSAVVEDQVTFVNAPALAAERGVAVEISKASESPNHRSLVDVRAVASDGSVVNVAGALSGPQQVQKIVQINGRNFDLRAEGVNLVINYADKPGALGKIGTLLGAAGVNIHAAQLSADADGAGATAMLRLDREVPADVLAAIGAAVDAVTLKLVDLS
- a CDS encoding 3'(2'),5'-bisphosphate nucleotidase CysQ: MSDHALAARLATEAGQLLLRVRENFSDAPTEVRKAAGDKHSHDFLIEELADRRPADAVLSEEGVDDPARLSARRVWIVDPLDGTREFGELGRDDWAVHVALWQTGQLVAGAVALPAQRITLATPDVAPPPKASTAPRVVVSRSRPPSIALAVRDALGGTLIELGSAGAKVLSIVLGRADIYVHAGGQYEWDSAAPVAVARAAGLHTSRIDGGPLLYNQPNPSLPDLLVCRPGLVEAVLAVTA
- the cysC gene encoding adenylyl-sulfate kinase encodes the protein MPQATISRQLLRITTAGSVDDGKSTLIGRLLYDTDSVPLDHLEAVTDTEGTADLAALSDGLRAEREQGITIDVAYRFFSTESRSYILADTPGHEHYTRNMFTGASNAHVAVLLVDARAGVLRQTNRHARIAKLLGITHFVAAVNKIDLVDFDRSRFFEVEEQLRQLATRLGGIDITVIPIAAKLGDNVVNRSKHTPWYHGPTLLEYLEGVELSAPQPEASKLRLPVQWVSRPTAEQRRRYTGRLSAGTLSVGDPVVSLPAGTRSTVTVVDTLDDDRPTAVAPLSVSIELADDIDVGRGDVFVSASEDATLPVLARELDATVCWFSEAPLRAGDRLALKQGTRTVRATVQALRSRLDPETLGEIDNPVELVLNDIGSVTLRTSSVVVADAYADNRDSGAFIVIDESSNDTVGAGTITEAREVKPGVQTRNDIRWHPSSLDRDHRWVATGQRGATIWFTGLPASGKSTIAVAVERALVESGQVAYLLDGDNIRHGLSDDLGFSAGDRAENIRRVGHLTRLFADAGVVALASLVSPLKSDRDIARALNDAAKLPFLEVYVATPREECEKRDPKGLYARARAGELKGLTGVDAPYEPPEHPDLVLDTTGVAVDDLVAQVLAALDRRR